The following coding sequences are from one Beggiatoa alba B18LD window:
- the murC gene encoding UDP-N-acetylmuramate--L-alanine ligase has product MKMTHHPVNLPKRGRRIHFVGIGGAGMCGIAEVMHHIGYAVSGSDLHKSTTTRHLSSLGIKVYCGHDASNIFGCDVVVISSAVKADNPEVVAAREQHIPVIPRAEMLGELMRFRQGIAIAGTHGKTTTTSLITSLLAEGNLDPTFVIGGKLNSAGRHANLGAGEYLVAEADESDASFLYLKPIMAVVTNIDADHLETYGHDFGELQQTFVKFLQQLPFYGLAVVCIDDPVINQLLPQLTKPLLTYGTAETAEIRAVQIQQVRDKTHFQVWRDNSYWMDVTLNLAGTHNVRNALAAIAIAHEAGVSDSAIQRGLKQFSGIGRRFQTQHLQTTQGDIMLIDDYGHHPREIEAVFQAIRAGWSERRLVVVFQPHRYTRTRDLFQEFVNVLAGVDVLLLLDVYAAGEARIEGADGQALCHALQQTGKLTPIFLSHADELVKLLPTLLQDQDILLTLGAGNIGAISASLPAQLSVIPLMVSE; this is encoded by the coding sequence ATGAAAATGACCCACCATCCTGTCAATTTACCGAAACGTGGACGACGCATTCATTTTGTTGGGATTGGAGGGGCTGGCATGTGTGGCATTGCAGAGGTGATGCATCACATCGGCTATGCTGTGTCAGGGTCTGATTTACATAAAAGTACGACAACACGTCATTTAAGCAGTTTAGGCATTAAAGTGTATTGTGGACATGATGCCAGTAATATCTTTGGTTGTGATGTCGTGGTGATTTCTAGCGCGGTGAAAGCGGATAATCCTGAGGTTGTCGCCGCGCGCGAGCAACATATTCCCGTGATTCCACGCGCGGAAATGTTGGGCGAACTCATGCGTTTTCGTCAAGGCATTGCGATTGCGGGCACACACGGCAAAACCACGACAACCAGTTTAATCACGAGCTTATTGGCTGAGGGAAATTTAGATCCGACTTTTGTCATTGGCGGTAAGTTAAACAGTGCAGGACGACACGCGAATTTAGGCGCGGGTGAATACTTAGTCGCGGAAGCTGATGAAAGTGATGCGTCTTTTTTATATCTCAAGCCAATTATGGCGGTTGTGACTAATATCGATGCTGACCATTTAGAAACGTATGGTCATGATTTTGGCGAATTGCAACAAACTTTTGTTAAATTTTTGCAACAACTGCCATTTTATGGACTTGCCGTTGTCTGCATCGACGACCCTGTCATTAATCAACTGTTGCCCCAGCTCACTAAGCCTTTATTGACTTATGGTACGGCTGAAACAGCAGAGATTCGCGCGGTGCAAATTCAACAAGTCCGTGATAAAACTCATTTTCAAGTCTGGCGGGATAACAGTTATTGGATGGATGTGACGTTGAATCTAGCTGGCACGCACAATGTGCGAAATGCGCTTGCCGCAATTGCGATTGCGCATGAGGCAGGGGTGAGTGATAGCGCAATTCAACGCGGTTTAAAACAATTTAGTGGTATTGGGCGACGTTTCCAAACGCAACATTTACAAACGACGCAAGGCGATATCATGTTGATTGATGATTATGGACATCATCCGCGTGAAATCGAGGCAGTCTTTCAAGCAATTCGTGCAGGCTGGTCAGAAAGACGCTTAGTCGTTGTTTTTCAACCGCATCGCTATACCCGCACTCGTGATTTATTTCAAGAGTTTGTCAATGTCTTAGCGGGGGTTGATGTCTTACTGTTATTAGATGTTTATGCGGCTGGCGAAGCAAGAATTGAAGGAGCAGATGGGCAAGCCTTATGCCACGCACTACAGCAAACTGGCAAACTTACCCCTATTTTTCTCAGCCATGCTGATGAGTTGGTCAAGTTATTGCCTACCCTCTTACAAGACCAAGATATTTTATTAACATTAGGCGCGGGCAATATTGGTGCGATTTCTGCCAGCTTACCTGCCCAGCTTTCTGTGATACCCCTCATGGTCAGTGAATAA